The nucleotide sequence TGCTGAAGCGCCACGGCCTGGGCGGCACGCTCGAGGAGGCGAAGAAGCTGCTGGACAAGGCGCTGCGTCTGGAGCGCGAGCAGTTCCTGCGGGACGCCCGGATGGACCCGATGGACCGCTCCTTCCGGGAGATGCAGCTCGACGGCCTGCCGAGCTCCACGGCCGCCGCCGTCAGCGAGCTCGCGTCCTACGACTGGCAGTCCGAGTCCGCCCGGGAGGCCTACGAGCAGATCAAGGACCTCCTCGGCCGCGAGCTGCTGGACCAGCGCTTCGCCGGGATGAAGCAGGCCCTGGAGAACGCCACGGACGCCGACCGGGAGGCCGTGGCCGAGATGCTCCGGGACCTCAACGAGCTGCTCGAGAAGCACGGGCGGGGCGAGGACACCGAGGAGGACTTCCAGGACTTCATGGCGAAGCACGGGGAGCACTTCCCCGAGAACCCGCAGTCGGTCGACGAGCTGATCGACGCCCTGGCCCAGCGCGCGGCGGCGGCCCAGCGGATGCTCAACTCCATGTCCCCCGAGCAGCGCCAGGAGCTGATGCAGCTCTCCGCCCAGGCGTTCGGCTCCCCCGAGCTGATGGACCAGCTCGGCCGGCTCGACGCCAACCTGCAGGGACTGCGCCCCGGCGAGGACTGGGGCGGGTCGGAGGGCTTCGAGGGCCAGGACGGCCTGGGCCTCGGCGACGGGACGGGCGTGCTCCAGGACATCGCCGAGCTCGACTCCCTCGCCGAGCAGCTGGCGCAGCACCACCGGGGCGCCAACCTGGACGACATGGACCTCGACGCGCTCGCACGGCAGCTGGGCGAGGACGCCGCGGTCTCGGCCCGGACCCTCGCCGAGCTGGAGCGGGCGATGCGGGACAGCGGCTACCTGCAGCGCGGCGCCGACGGGGACCTGCGGCTCTCGCCCCGCGCCGTGCGCCGGATCGGGAAGGCGCTGATGCGGGACGCCGCGCAGAACCTGTCCTCCCGGACCGGTCAGCGCGACACCCGCCTCGCCGGTGCGGCCGGCGAGCCCTCCGGCGCCACCCGGGAGTGGCAGTTCGGGGACGCCGAGCCGTGGGACACCACCCGCACCATCACCAACGCGATCCGGCGCACCGCCGCCGAGGGCGGCGACGTCCGGCGCGGGCTGCGCCTCGACGTCCGCGACATCGAGGTCGCCGAGACCGAGGCGCGCACGCAGGCCGCCGTCGTCCTCCTCGTGGACACCTCGTTCTCCATGGCCGCCGAGGGGCGCTGGGTGCCCATGAAGCGCACGGCGCTCGCGCTCCACCACCTCGTCTCCACCCGGTTCCGGGGGGACCAGCTGCAGATCGTCGCGTTCGGCCGCTACGCCCGCGCCCTGCCGGTCGACGAGCTCACGGGGCTGCCGCCGGTGCGGGAGCAGGGCACCAACCTGCACCACGCCCTGCTGCTCGCCACGCGGTTCTTCCGCAAGCACCCCTCGATGCAGCCCGTCCTGCTCGTGGTCACCGACGGGGAGCCCACGGCGCACCTGCTGCCCGACGGCGAGAGCTGGTTCTCCTGGCCCACGGAGCCGGAGACCCTGCGCGCCACGGTCGAGGAGCTCGACCGGCTGGGACGCATGGGGGCCCAGGCGACGTTCTTCCGGCTCGGCGACGACCCGGGGCTGGAGCGGTTCCTGCGGCGGATGGCCGAGCGGATCGACGGGCGCGTGGTGGCGCCGGACCCGGGGGATCTGGGCTCCGCCGTCCTGGACGAGTACCTCAACGCCCGCGCCGGGGACCCCGACGATCTC is from Kocuria rosea and encodes:
- a CDS encoding vWA domain-containing protein — its product is MPAHHRSSRYGRYTGGPDPLAPPVDLSEALEAVSEDVMAGYSPEHALREFLRRGGRGRDGLDDLSRRLQQRRRELLKRHGLGGTLEEAKKLLDKALRLEREQFLRDARMDPMDRSFREMQLDGLPSSTAAAVSELASYDWQSESAREAYEQIKDLLGRELLDQRFAGMKQALENATDADREAVAEMLRDLNELLEKHGRGEDTEEDFQDFMAKHGEHFPENPQSVDELIDALAQRAAAAQRMLNSMSPEQRQELMQLSAQAFGSPELMDQLGRLDANLQGLRPGEDWGGSEGFEGQDGLGLGDGTGVLQDIAELDSLAEQLAQHHRGANLDDMDLDALARQLGEDAAVSARTLAELERAMRDSGYLQRGADGDLRLSPRAVRRIGKALMRDAAQNLSSRTGQRDTRLAGAAGEPSGATREWQFGDAEPWDTTRTITNAIRRTAAEGGDVRRGLRLDVRDIEVAETEARTQAAVVLLVDTSFSMAAEGRWVPMKRTALALHHLVSTRFRGDQLQIVAFGRYARALPVDELTGLPPVREQGTNLHHALLLATRFFRKHPSMQPVLLVVTDGEPTAHLLPDGESWFSWPTEPETLRATVEELDRLGRMGAQATFFRLGDDPGLERFLRRMAERIDGRVVAPDPGDLGSAVLDEYLNARAGDPDDL